One Triticum dicoccoides isolate Atlit2015 ecotype Zavitan chromosome 5B, WEW_v2.0, whole genome shotgun sequence genomic window carries:
- the LOC119305788 gene encoding uncharacterized protein LOC119305788 produces the protein MRLPVPIPTVPAPAVKEEALGDLVASTAEMGVKPGARKNKAKMPLVIRRSRCFSRPSPRLLSLARLQQGWESRRRAAASGCSLVRTLTGRLGPRQIYKKRCPGERMLMLGTKLIVQVASDVYKAAQGWRFGVLRIQQ, from the exons ATGCGCCTCCCGGTGCCTATTCCTACGGTGCCTGCTCCAGCGGTGAAGGAGGAGGCGTTGGGGGATCTGGTGGCCAGCACAGCAGAGATGGGAGTGAAGCCTGGTGCaaggaagaacaaggcgaagatgcCACTGGTGATAAGGAGATCCCGATGCTTCTCCCGTCCTTCGCCGCGTCTGCTCAGCCTCGCTCGCCTCCAGCAGGGATGGGAGTCTCGCCGGCGGGCAGCCGCTTCTGGCTGCTCGCTGGTGAGGACTCTGACGGGGAGGCTGGGACCTCGTCAGATCTACAAG AAAAGGTGCCCAGGGGAAAGAATGTTGATGCTGGGAACAAAACTCATCGTGCAAGTAGCAAGTGATGTCTACAAGGCTGCACAAGGTTGGCGTTTTGGAGTTCTCCGAATCCAGCAGTGA